One genomic window of Mercenaria mercenaria strain notata chromosome 2, MADL_Memer_1, whole genome shotgun sequence includes the following:
- the LOC123562531 gene encoding uncharacterized protein LOC123562531 translates to MTTGTLSIDIGKEVHCMTPVQNSGFVGSEIFSLIKNVHYKRNFGAGDADNEVQAKFHDVLNTNKEIEAGATLQEESVSVERFVSVLDKRRITKRTEEDGCEWKPPVNVHAETVSSKVDSLISTLRVRFNCERQARKDTTKSTRSQYIFCNSVDAFLRHHEKPKVDIHYSETEGCSPEEGLYSFAVRPSRIKKGRKDTFATPQPNTNVYAVSSNAVIGTRAENCGDEGSNNSTRFINTVSAMQNADASGDVFKHKNTVIWKIPSLFKAPDYIVTPIVKCNNPEDVNSHVISPVDTIRKSESVNGCSITLIKKKIGFAELLPIFCATANPSNPYSLAIVPIYKVQSCLKASGHAVPLMHDYHVPEKNCDYVIQTFPKVTFGNSIPSMLEYHSSDKNYDHTITPSERANIVHAIPLLLEYYSSQQKNGDHVISPFQGVSFSAEIDGSVYKIDILESMTQLKRRICDTAKHYKKPTLVEICGRILRLIPNVPTNEELSGDSVLPIKSLIILGEVYSNIIHITCTFHTLEKAGTEKICEMPVPSQLILTGIKEIYGHALSQIRYMLTAKEYKTFALPQIHMMTLAVDMYGHMLPKIYKVGGYTYKEKNKSVCPVTNRTNLEETHDNDVTPVCKTLIPEESYSHMFPLIYKSESGKVHDYEKGPIDNVSTTGNVSDNVSTTDSRYTTVHEVHAATSDTLIDEYDDDSLFGILSVYCNSEIHSR, encoded by the exons ATGACTACCGGAACTTTATCTATAGATATTGGAAAAG AGGTTCATTGCATGACACCAGTCCAGAATAGCGGCTTTGTCGGCAGTGAGATCTTTTCCTTAATTAAAAATGTCCACTACAAACGTAACTTTGGCGCCGGAGATGCTGATAACGAAGTGCAAGCTAAATTTCATGATGTACTAAATACCAATAAAGAAATTGAAGCAGGTGCTACGTTACAAGAAGAATCAGTATCGGTGGAACGATTTGTCAGTGTGCTTGATAAGCGAAGGATAACGAAAAGAACTGAAGAAGATGGATGTGAATGGAAACCACCTGTAAATGTCCATGCCGAAACCGTATCAAGTAAGGTCGATAGTCTCATAAGCACATTAAGGGTACGTTTCAATTGTGAAAGGCAGGCCAGAAAGGACACCACAAAATCCACCCGATCTCAGTATATCTTTTGCAACAGCGTGGATGCGTTTCTAAGACACCACGAAAAGCCAAAAGTTGACATTCATTATTCAGAGACAGAGGGATGTTCACCAGAAGAAGGTTTATACAGTTTTGCTGTTCGTCCATCAAGAATAAAGAAAGGAAGAAAAGATACATTTGCCACTCCTCAACCAAACACAAATGTATATGCAGTATCATCAAATGCGGTTATCGGCACAAGGGCTGAAAATTGTGGTGATGAGGGTTCTAACAATTCAACAAGGTTTATCAACACAGTTTCTGCCATGCAAAATGCCGATGCATCTGGCGATGTGTTCAAGCACAAGAATACTGTGATCTGGAAGATCCCATCATTATTCAAGGCTCCCGACTATATAGTAACGCCGATCGTCAAGTGCAACAATCCAGAAGACGTTAACAGCCATGTAATATCTCCTGTTGACACTATCCGAAAATCTGAATCAGTTAACGGTTGCTCTATAACTCTGATTAAGAAGAAGATTGGCTTTGCAGAACTGTTGCCTATTTTCTGTGCGACTGCCAATCCGTCAAATCCATATTCTCTTGCGATAGTTCCAATTTACAAGGTACAGTCTTGTTTAAAAGCGTCCGGTCACGCTGTTCCTTTGATGCACGATTATCACGTTCCAGAGAAAAACTGCGACTACGTTATACAAACATTCCCAAAAGTAACATTCGGTAACAGCATTCCTTCGATGCTTGAGTATCACAGTTCAGACAAAAACTACGACCACACCATAACTCCTTCCGAAAGAGCAAACATCGTCCACGCAATACCTTTGCTGCTTGAGTATTACAGTTCACAACAGAAAAACGGCGACCATGTCATATCACCCTTCCAAGGAGTAAGCTTTAGTGCGGAAATCGACGGTTCAGTctataaaatagatatattagAAAGCATGACTCAACTGAAAAGACGAATATGTGACACTGCGAAACACTATAAAAAGCCAACGTTAGTAGAAATTTGTGGCCGCATCCTACGTTTAATACCAAACGTACCGACAAACGAGGAACTCAGTGGTGACTCGGTGCTTCCAATCAAAAGTCTGATCATACTTGGAGAAGTATACAGCAATATTATACACATTACTTGCACCTTCCACACACTTGAAAAAGCTGGCACTGAAAAGATATGTGAGATGCCAGTCCCAAGTCAGCTGATATTGACTGGGATAAAAGAAATCTACGGACACGCTCTATCTCAAATCAGGTATATGCTTACAGCTAAAGAATACAAGACGTTCGCGTTACCTCAAATCCATATGATGACTTTAGCTGTAGACATGTACGGCCATATGCTACCTAAGATCTATAAAGTTGGTGGGTacacatacaaagaaaaaaacaaatcgGTATGTCCGGTCACAAACAGGACTAACTTGGAAGAGACACATGACAATGACGTAACTCCAGTTTGCAAGACTTTAATACCTGAAGAAAGTTACAGCCACATGTTTCCTCTAATCTACAAATCGGAATCAGGAAAAGTCCATGATTACGAAAAAGGTCCAATCGACAACGTCTCTACCACTGGAAATGTTTCCGACAACGTTTCAACAACAGACAGCAGGTACACTACAGTGCACGAAGTTCACGCGGCAACAAGTGACACACTCATAGACGAGTATGATGATGATAGTCTCTTTGGAATATTGTCAGTCTACTGTAACAGTGAAATTCATTCAAG GTGA